One Mycobacterium kubicae genomic window carries:
- a CDS encoding VOC family protein — MPIRTGAPLGAPCWIDLTTSDLDRAQDFYGTVFGWTFESAGPEYGGYVNAAKDGHPVAGLMANRPEFGYPDKWATYFHTADIEATAAKVAPAGGSVCVNPMEVPAKGLMAVATDPSGADFGMWQPLEHRGYEIIGEAGAPVWHQLTTRDYRAAVDFYRAVFDWRTEQVGDTDEFRYTTAWFGDEQLLGVMDGAAMLGAEVPSQWSIFFGAHDVDKTLQVITEHGGAVLRGAEDTPYGRLAAATDPTGVVFNLSSLDGG, encoded by the coding sequence GTGCCCATCCGTACCGGCGCGCCGCTGGGCGCTCCCTGCTGGATCGACCTGACGACATCGGATCTCGACCGCGCTCAAGACTTCTACGGCACCGTGTTCGGGTGGACGTTCGAGTCCGCCGGGCCCGAGTACGGCGGCTACGTCAACGCCGCCAAGGACGGGCACCCCGTCGCGGGCCTGATGGCCAACCGGCCGGAGTTCGGATATCCGGACAAGTGGGCCACGTACTTCCACACCGCCGACATCGAGGCAACCGCAGCCAAGGTGGCCCCCGCCGGTGGTTCGGTATGCGTGAATCCCATGGAGGTACCGGCCAAGGGCCTAATGGCCGTGGCCACCGACCCGTCGGGTGCCGATTTCGGCATGTGGCAGCCGCTGGAACACCGCGGCTACGAAATCATCGGTGAGGCCGGCGCCCCGGTGTGGCACCAGCTGACCACGCGCGACTACCGCGCCGCCGTCGACTTCTACCGCGCCGTCTTCGACTGGCGCACCGAGCAGGTGGGTGACACCGACGAATTCCGCTACACCACAGCATGGTTCGGCGATGAACAACTGCTCGGCGTGATGGACGGGGCGGCGATGCTCGGCGCGGAAGTTCCCTCGCAGTGGAGCATCTTCTTCGGTGCCCACGATGTGGACAAGACGCTGCAGGTGATCACCGAGCACGGCGGCGCGGTGCTTCGGGGCGCCGAGGACACTCCCTATGGGCGGCTGGCGGCCGCCACCGACCCTACCGGCGTCGTCTTCAACCTGTCGTCGCTGGACGGGGGCTAG
- a CDS encoding acetyl-CoA acetyltransferase codes for MDGAASVWILGGYQSDFARNLAREDRDFAALTEEVVNATLASARVSASDIGVIHVANAFGEMFAGQGHLGAMPATVCDGLWDTPAARHEAACASGSVAVLAAMADLRAGFYDSALVVGVELEKTVPGDVAAQHLGAAAWTGHEGGQARYLWPSMFSDVADEYDRRYGLDDTHLRAIAQTNFANARRNPNAQTRGWTVPDPITDDDATNPVTEGRLRRFDCSQMTDGGAGVVLVNDAYLRAHPGARPVGRIDGWGHRTVGLGLRQKLTRSAEDPYVLPHVRAAVLDALRRARVTLDDVDGFEVHDCFTPSEYLAIDHIGLTGPGESWKAIENGEIEIGGPLPINPSGGLIGGGHPVGASGVRMLLDAAKQVSGTAGDYQVEDAQTFGTLNFGGSTATTVSFVVTTTEGA; via the coding sequence ATGGACGGCGCGGCTAGCGTGTGGATTCTCGGCGGCTACCAGAGCGATTTCGCCCGCAACCTGGCCAGAGAGGACCGCGATTTCGCGGCTCTGACCGAAGAAGTCGTCAATGCGACGCTGGCCTCGGCGCGCGTGTCCGCCTCCGACATCGGCGTCATCCACGTCGCCAATGCCTTCGGGGAGATGTTCGCCGGCCAAGGCCATCTGGGGGCCATGCCGGCCACCGTGTGCGACGGCCTCTGGGACACCCCGGCCGCACGGCACGAAGCGGCGTGCGCGTCGGGCAGCGTCGCGGTCCTGGCGGCGATGGCCGACCTGCGCGCCGGTTTTTACGACAGCGCGCTGGTCGTCGGCGTCGAACTGGAAAAGACCGTCCCGGGTGACGTCGCCGCCCAGCATCTGGGGGCGGCGGCCTGGACCGGGCACGAAGGAGGGCAGGCGCGGTACCTGTGGCCCTCGATGTTCTCCGACGTCGCCGACGAATACGACCGCCGCTACGGCTTGGACGACACCCACCTGCGGGCCATCGCCCAGACCAACTTCGCCAATGCGCGGCGCAACCCCAACGCTCAAACCCGCGGCTGGACCGTCCCCGACCCGATCACCGACGACGACGCGACCAACCCGGTCACCGAAGGCCGCCTGCGCCGGTTCGACTGCAGCCAGATGACCGATGGCGGCGCCGGTGTCGTCCTGGTCAACGACGCCTACTTGCGGGCACACCCCGGCGCGCGCCCGGTGGGCCGTATCGACGGGTGGGGTCACCGCACCGTCGGCCTGGGTTTACGCCAGAAGCTGACCCGCAGTGCCGAGGACCCGTATGTGCTGCCCCACGTCCGTGCAGCCGTTCTGGACGCGTTACGCCGCGCGCGGGTCACCCTGGACGACGTGGACGGGTTCGAGGTGCACGACTGCTTCACCCCCAGCGAGTACCTGGCCATCGACCACATCGGGCTCACCGGCCCGGGCGAATCATGGAAGGCCATCGAAAACGGCGAGATCGAGATCGGCGGCCCGTTGCCGATCAACCCCAGCGGCGGGCTGATCGGCGGCGGGCACCCGGTCGGCGCCTCGGGTGTGCGCATGCTGCTGGACGCGGCCAAGCAAGTCAGCGGCACCGCGGGCGACTACCAGGTCGAGGACGCGCAGACTTTCGGCACGCTCAATTTCGGTGGCAGTACCGCCACCACCGTGAGTTTCGTCGTCACCACAACCGAAGGCGCATGA
- a CDS encoding antitoxin: protein MGFVDKAKDLLSQNADKVETAITKAGEFVDEKTQGKYTDTIHKVQEQARKVVDTGEQQN, encoded by the coding sequence ATGGGATTCGTGGACAAAGCCAAGGACCTGCTGTCGCAGAACGCCGACAAGGTCGAAACCGCAATCACCAAGGCCGGCGAGTTCGTCGACGAGAAGACGCAAGGCAAGTACACCGACACCATTCACAAGGTGCAGGAACAGGCCAGGAAAGTCGTCGACACCGGCGAACAACAGAACTGA
- a CDS encoding type II toxin-antitoxin system Rv0910 family toxin, whose amino-acid sequence MAKLSGSIDVPLPPEEAWNHASDLSRYKEWLTIHKVWRSPLPDVIEKGTVVESYVEVKGMPNRIKWTVVRYKPPEGMTLNGDGVGGVKVKLMAKVAPKGDGSVVSFDVHLGGPALFGPIGMVVAAALKTDIRESLQNFLAVFAGSERKPSG is encoded by the coding sequence ATGGCGAAACTTTCTGGATCCATCGACGTCCCGCTGCCTCCTGAGGAGGCGTGGAATCATGCCTCCGACCTGTCGCGGTACAAGGAGTGGCTGACCATCCACAAGGTCTGGCGCAGCCCGCTGCCCGATGTCATCGAGAAGGGCACGGTCGTCGAGTCCTATGTCGAGGTCAAGGGCATGCCCAACCGCATCAAGTGGACGGTGGTGCGGTACAAGCCGCCGGAAGGCATGACGCTCAACGGTGACGGTGTCGGCGGGGTGAAGGTGAAGCTGATGGCCAAGGTCGCCCCCAAGGGCGACGGCTCGGTGGTCAGCTTCGACGTGCACCTCGGCGGGCCGGCGCTGTTCGGGCCCATCGGCATGGTGGTCGCGGCGGCGCTGAAGACCGACATTCGGGAGTCGTTGCAGAACTTCCTCGCGGTGTTCGCCGGTTCGGAGCGCAAGCCGTCCGGGTGA
- a CDS encoding carotenoid oxygenase family protein, translating into MDVEIVGKFLSTLPEDDHHPYRTGPWRPQTTEWDADDLTVVAGDIPRDLDGIYLRNTENPLHPAFKTYHPFDGDGMIHVVGFRDGKAFYRNRFVRTDGFLAENEAGEPLWPGLAEPVQFAKRETGWGARTLMKDASSTDVVVHRGIALTSFYQCGDLYRLDPYSANTLGKESWNGRFPVDWGVSAHPKVDNQTGELLFFSYSKQDPYLRYGVVDENNDLAHHVDIPLPGPRLPHDMAFTENYAILNDFPLFWDPRLLEHDVHLPRFYPDLPSRFAVIPRRGSTADIRWFEADPTFVLHFTNAYEDGDEIVLDGFFEADPQPLDTGGGKWDKLFRFLALDRLQARLHRWRLNLVTGAVKEERLSEAITEFGTINADYAARAYRYAYAATGKPGWFLFDGLVKHDLLTGGQEHYSLGEGVYGSETAMAPRVGGSAEDDGYLVTLTTDMNDDASYCLVFDAARLLDGPVCKLQLPERISSGTHSTWVPGGQLRRWNSAESAAGAVGL; encoded by the coding sequence ATGGACGTCGAAATCGTCGGCAAATTCCTGTCGACCCTGCCCGAGGACGACCACCACCCCTACCGGACCGGTCCGTGGCGACCACAGACCACCGAGTGGGATGCCGACGACCTGACCGTCGTCGCGGGTGACATCCCGCGCGACTTGGACGGCATCTACCTGCGCAACACCGAAAACCCGCTGCACCCCGCGTTCAAGACCTACCACCCGTTCGACGGCGACGGCATGATTCACGTCGTCGGATTCCGCGACGGAAAAGCGTTCTACCGCAACCGCTTCGTCCGCACCGACGGATTCCTCGCCGAGAACGAAGCGGGTGAGCCGCTGTGGCCGGGTCTGGCCGAGCCGGTGCAATTCGCCAAGCGGGAAACGGGTTGGGGCGCAAGGACCCTGATGAAGGACGCGTCGAGCACCGACGTCGTCGTCCACCGCGGTATCGCGTTGACCAGCTTCTACCAATGTGGCGATCTCTACCGGCTGGACCCCTACTCGGCCAACACGCTGGGCAAAGAGAGCTGGAACGGCCGCTTCCCGGTCGACTGGGGAGTCTCGGCACATCCCAAGGTAGACAACCAAACCGGTGAGCTGTTGTTCTTCAGCTACAGCAAGCAAGACCCGTACCTGCGCTACGGAGTCGTGGACGAAAACAACGACCTGGCCCACCACGTCGACATCCCGCTGCCCGGACCGCGTCTGCCGCACGACATGGCATTCACCGAGAACTACGCGATCCTCAACGACTTTCCGCTGTTCTGGGATCCGCGCCTGCTGGAACACGATGTGCACCTGCCGCGCTTCTACCCCGACCTCCCGTCGCGGTTCGCGGTGATCCCGCGGCGTGGCTCGACCGCCGACATTCGCTGGTTCGAGGCCGACCCGACGTTCGTGCTGCACTTCACCAACGCCTATGAGGACGGCGACGAGATTGTGCTCGACGGCTTCTTCGAAGCAGATCCCCAGCCGCTGGACACCGGTGGCGGCAAGTGGGACAAGCTGTTTCGATTCTTGGCCTTGGACCGTCTGCAAGCCCGGCTGCATCGCTGGCGGCTCAACCTGGTCACCGGAGCGGTGAAGGAAGAACGGCTGTCGGAAGCGATCACCGAATTCGGCACCATCAACGCCGACTACGCGGCCCGCGCCTACCGCTACGCCTATGCCGCCACCGGCAAGCCGGGCTGGTTCCTGTTCGACGGCCTGGTCAAGCACGACTTACTGACCGGCGGACAGGAGCACTACTCGTTGGGCGAGGGCGTCTACGGCAGCGAGACCGCGATGGCTCCCCGGGTCGGCGGTAGCGCCGAAGACGACGGCTATCTGGTCACTCTCACCACCGACATGAACGACGACGCCTCCTACTGTCTGGTCTTCGACGCGGCTCGGCTGCTGGACGGGCCGGTGTGCAAACTGCAATTGCCCGAACGCATTTCCAGCGGCACGCATTCGACATGGGTGCCGGGTGGCCAGTTGCGCCGCTGGAACAGCGCGGAATCAGCGGCCGGCGCGGTCGGGCTGTGA
- a CDS encoding VOC family protein yields the protein MPRRITHWPDHLAQIGSIRFARRSSNFLETVRFYRELVGLPLYETFEESYGSNGAIFGLPSSHLTMEIVEAQEPVAVDPHEQLCLYFPDRQTQQAALARLREAAAQLVPQHPYWEAMGAVTFRDPDGREVVFAPFVYGADEPGDSSASGKHEFPSA from the coding sequence ATGCCGCGGCGGATAACGCATTGGCCCGACCACCTGGCGCAGATCGGTTCCATCCGCTTTGCCCGTCGCTCGTCGAACTTCCTGGAGACCGTGCGGTTTTACCGCGAATTGGTCGGGCTGCCGCTGTATGAGACGTTCGAGGAGAGCTACGGCAGCAACGGCGCCATCTTCGGCCTACCCAGCTCCCACCTGACCATGGAGATCGTCGAGGCCCAGGAGCCCGTCGCGGTCGACCCCCACGAACAGCTGTGCCTGTACTTCCCGGATCGGCAGACCCAGCAGGCGGCGCTGGCGCGGCTACGCGAGGCCGCCGCTCAGCTCGTGCCCCAGCACCCCTACTGGGAGGCGATGGGAGCCGTCACGTTTCGCGATCCCGATGGCCGCGAAGTTGTGTTCGCCCCGTTCGTGTACGGAGCCGACGAACCCGGCGACAGCTCGGCGTCGGGCAAGCACGAATTCCCCTCGGCCTGA
- the ltrA gene encoding group II intron reverse transcriptase/maturase, which yields MNTGELSWPDPDQAAWQVRQMQRKLHHWAVEDSDRRFDDVFNLVHHPDFLTVAWERVRGNKGARSAGVDRLTPASITGDAETVAFLSHVRTELKARTFAPLPVREILIPKPGSSKLRRLGIPTAMDRTVQASLLLVLEPIFEADFEPVSYGFRPRRRAQDAIAEIHALGTRNYHWVFEADIAACFDELAHSAIMERVRTRIVDKRVLALIKAFLKAGIMSGDGTVRESDTGTPQGGILSPLLANIALTVLDAHFRVKWDAHRTSQRRDAHRKRGGATYRIVRYADDFVIMVAGTKAHADALWDEVADVIAPLGLRLSVEKTQVCHLDEGFDFLGFRIQRRRKKGTNKAAVYTYPSKKALLSIMTKVRALTKKARHHGLADLLGRLNPVLRGWCAYFRHGVSKATFGYLDSFAWHRVTQWLLKRHKRITWAELYRRFLTGRPGNRPQENGIVMFDTTTVPITRYRWRASNIPTPWTSTAATSVPA from the coding sequence GTGAATACCGGTGAGCTGTCATGGCCCGATCCCGATCAGGCGGCATGGCAGGTACGACAGATGCAACGCAAGCTGCACCACTGGGCGGTCGAAGATTCCGACCGCCGCTTTGATGATGTGTTCAACCTCGTCCACCACCCGGACTTTCTCACCGTCGCGTGGGAACGGGTGCGGGGCAACAAGGGCGCACGCTCAGCCGGTGTCGACCGGCTGACTCCTGCGTCCATAACCGGAGATGCCGAGACGGTGGCGTTCCTGAGCCACGTTCGAACCGAACTGAAGGCACGGACATTTGCTCCACTTCCGGTGCGGGAGATACTCATTCCCAAACCAGGGAGCAGCAAACTCAGGCGGCTCGGTATTCCCACGGCGATGGACCGCACGGTTCAAGCGTCGTTGCTGTTGGTGTTGGAGCCGATCTTCGAGGCGGATTTCGAGCCGGTCAGTTACGGTTTCCGTCCCCGACGTCGCGCTCAGGACGCGATCGCCGAGATACATGCTTTGGGGACCCGGAACTATCACTGGGTCTTCGAGGCTGACATCGCGGCGTGTTTCGACGAACTGGCTCACTCCGCCATCATGGAACGAGTACGCACGCGGATCGTCGACAAGCGGGTCCTGGCCCTGATCAAGGCATTCCTGAAGGCGGGCATCATGTCTGGCGACGGAACGGTCAGGGAATCTGATACCGGCACACCCCAGGGTGGCATACTCTCACCGCTGCTGGCCAACATCGCTCTGACGGTGTTGGACGCACATTTCCGTGTGAAATGGGATGCCCATCGGACATCTCAGCGGCGAGATGCCCATCGCAAACGTGGCGGGGCCACCTATCGGATCGTCCGCTATGCCGACGATTTCGTGATCATGGTGGCCGGAACCAAAGCGCACGCGGACGCATTATGGGACGAAGTCGCGGATGTCATTGCCCCACTGGGGCTACGGCTATCCGTGGAGAAGACCCAGGTATGCCACCTCGACGAGGGGTTCGACTTTCTCGGATTCCGCATCCAGCGGCGCCGCAAGAAGGGCACGAACAAGGCAGCTGTCTACACCTACCCGTCGAAGAAGGCGCTGCTTTCGATCATGACGAAGGTGCGGGCGCTGACCAAGAAGGCACGTCATCATGGCCTTGCTGATCTCCTCGGACGCCTCAACCCGGTGCTCCGAGGATGGTGTGCGTATTTCCGTCACGGTGTGTCGAAGGCAACCTTCGGATACCTCGATTCCTTTGCCTGGCATCGGGTCACCCAGTGGCTGCTCAAACGGCACAAGCGGATCACGTGGGCGGAGCTCTACCGGCGGTTCCTGACCGGAAGGCCAGGCAATCGTCCGCAAGAGAATGGGATCGTCATGTTCGATACCACCACCGTTCCGATCACTCGGTATCGGTGGCGGGCGAGCAACATCCCCACACCGTGGACCAGCACAGCGGCGACCTCGGTCCCCGCATAA
- a CDS encoding HAD-IC family P-type ATPase, translating into MTAGLTEAEVAQRVSEGKTNDVPDRATRSIAHIVRANVFTRINAILGVLFVIVVATGSVINGLFGLLIIANSIIGMVQEIRAKQTLDKLAIVGQAKPLIRRESGTRMLPPEEVVLDDIIELGPGDQIVVDGEVVEEENLEVDESLLTGEADPVAKDAGDAVMSGSFVVAGTGAYRATKVGSQAYAAKLAAEASKFTLVKSELRNGINKILQFVTYLLIPAGLLTIYTQLFTTKAGWRESVLRMVGALVPMVPEGLVLMTSIAFAVGVIRLGQRRCLVQELPAIEGLARVDVVCADKTGTLTESGMRVADVERLQPDVQVADVLAALAAADTRPNASMQAIAEVYDSTPGWTPTATRPFKSATKWSGVSFGDHGDWVIGAPDVLLDPGSAAAAQAERIGAQGLRVLLLGASEMVVDHPDAPGNVTPVALVVLEQKVRPDARDTIDYFAAQGVAVKVISGDNAVSVGAVADKLGLHGHTLDARRLPTEQTELADALDNYTTFGRVRPDQKRAIVHALQSHGHHVAMTGDGVNDVLALKDADIGVAMGAGSPASRAVAQIVLLDNKFATLPYVVGEGRRVIGNIERVANLFLTKTVYSALLALLVGLECLLAKPLGADPLLYPFQPIHVTIAAWFTIGIPSFILSLAPNNERAYPGFVRRVLTSALPSGLIVGVATFASYLAAYHGRHATWVEQDQASTAALITLLMTALWVLAVVARPYQWWRVGLVVASALAYVLIFSLPLAREKFFLDPSNVTVTSTAVGIGVLGAALIEATWWIRARLLGVQPRLWRE; encoded by the coding sequence ATGACCGCCGGGCTGACCGAAGCCGAAGTTGCGCAACGGGTCTCCGAGGGCAAGACCAATGATGTCCCCGACCGCGCCACGCGCAGCATTGCCCACATCGTGCGGGCCAACGTCTTCACCCGGATCAACGCAATCCTGGGTGTGCTGTTCGTCATCGTCGTCGCGACGGGCTCGGTCATCAACGGGCTCTTCGGCCTGCTCATCATCGCCAACAGCATCATCGGCATGGTTCAGGAAATCCGGGCCAAACAAACCTTGGACAAGCTGGCCATCGTCGGCCAAGCAAAGCCGCTGATACGCAGGGAATCCGGGACACGAATGCTGCCTCCGGAGGAGGTGGTGCTCGACGACATCATCGAACTCGGACCCGGCGATCAGATCGTGGTGGACGGCGAGGTCGTGGAGGAAGAAAACCTCGAGGTCGACGAATCCCTGTTGACCGGCGAGGCCGACCCGGTCGCCAAAGACGCCGGCGACGCGGTGATGTCGGGCAGTTTCGTCGTCGCGGGCACCGGCGCCTACCGCGCCACCAAGGTCGGCAGCCAGGCCTACGCGGCCAAACTCGCCGCCGAGGCCAGCAAGTTCACCCTGGTGAAATCCGAACTGCGCAACGGCATCAACAAGATCCTGCAGTTCGTCACCTACCTGTTGATCCCCGCCGGCCTGCTCACCATCTACACCCAACTGTTCACCACCAAAGCAGGTTGGCGAGAGTCGGTGCTGCGCATGGTGGGGGCTTTGGTGCCCATGGTGCCCGAAGGCCTGGTACTGATGACGTCGATCGCCTTCGCCGTCGGCGTCATCCGCCTCGGTCAACGCCGCTGCCTGGTCCAGGAATTGCCGGCCATCGAGGGACTGGCCCGCGTCGACGTGGTCTGCGCGGACAAGACGGGCACCTTGACCGAAAGCGGCATGCGGGTGGCCGACGTCGAACGCCTGCAGCCTGATGTGCAGGTGGCCGACGTCCTTGCCGCACTGGCCGCCGCGGACACCCGCCCCAACGCCAGCATGCAGGCCATCGCCGAGGTCTACGACTCGACGCCGGGCTGGACCCCCACGGCCACCAGGCCTTTCAAGTCCGCGACCAAGTGGAGCGGCGTGTCGTTCGGTGACCACGGCGACTGGGTGATCGGCGCACCGGACGTGCTGCTCGACCCGGGCTCCGCCGCGGCCGCACAAGCCGAGCGGATCGGCGCGCAGGGCCTGCGCGTATTGCTGTTGGGCGCAAGCGAAATGGTCGTCGACCACCCCGATGCGCCCGGCAACGTCACCCCGGTCGCACTGGTGGTCCTCGAGCAGAAGGTGCGGCCCGATGCCCGCGACACCATCGATTACTTTGCCGCACAAGGCGTTGCGGTCAAGGTCATCTCCGGTGACAACGCGGTGTCGGTTGGCGCGGTCGCGGACAAACTCGGCCTGCACGGTCACACCCTCGATGCCCGCCGGCTACCCACGGAGCAAACCGAACTGGCCGACGCGCTGGACAACTACACCACCTTCGGCCGGGTCCGGCCCGACCAGAAGCGGGCCATCGTGCACGCACTGCAATCACACGGCCACCACGTGGCCATGACCGGCGACGGCGTGAACGACGTGCTGGCCCTCAAGGACGCCGACATCGGTGTCGCGATGGGCGCGGGCAGCCCCGCCTCGCGGGCGGTAGCGCAGATCGTGTTGCTGGACAACAAGTTCGCCACCTTGCCGTACGTCGTCGGGGAGGGGCGGCGAGTCATCGGCAACATCGAGCGCGTCGCCAACTTGTTCCTGACCAAGACGGTGTATTCGGCGCTGCTGGCCCTGCTGGTGGGTCTGGAATGCTTGCTGGCCAAGCCGTTGGGCGCCGACCCGCTGCTCTACCCGTTTCAGCCCATCCACGTGACGATCGCCGCCTGGTTCACCATCGGCATCCCGTCGTTCATCCTGTCGCTGGCCCCCAACAACGAGCGCGCCTATCCCGGCTTCGTGCGGCGCGTGCTGACCTCCGCGCTGCCGTCCGGACTGATCGTCGGCGTGGCCACGTTCGCCTCCTACTTGGCCGCCTACCACGGCCGCCACGCGACCTGGGTCGAGCAGGACCAGGCTTCGACCGCCGCGCTGATCACCTTGCTGATGACCGCGCTGTGGGTGCTCGCGGTGGTGGCGCGCCCCTATCAGTGGTGGCGGGTGGGCCTGGTCGTCGCTTCCGCCCTGGCCTATGTGTTGATCTTCAGCCTGCCGCTGGCGCGGGAGAAGTTCTTCCTTGACCCGTCGAATGTGACTGTGACCTCGACCGCGGTGGGAATCGGCGTCCTGGGGGCCGCCTTGATCGAGGCCACCTGGTGGATACGGGCCAGGCTGCTGGGCGTGCAACCGCGGTTGTGGCGCGAATAG
- a CDS encoding serine hydrolase, giving the protein MTKRAAKAATAALVLALAACGPARPVANPPTSSAKLPPGEVSAVDIPASRIDDAIGKVDGLVADLMKTSGIPGMAVAIVHGGKTVYARGFGVKDVTKGDNADNKVNPDTVFQLASVSKSVGATVIAHQVTDHAITWDTPVVDKLPWFALSDPYVGTHVTVADLYSHRSGLPDHAGDPLEDLGYDRRQVLDRLKQLPLAPFRITYAYTNFGVTAAAEAVAAAAGKSWEDLSDEVLYRPLGMTSTSSKFADFIARPDHAVNHVKVGDKWEARFQRDPDAQSPAGGVSSSINDMARWLTMVLANGTYNGQRIAAPEALLPAYTPQIVSSPPTSPKDRPVFYGHGFNVSVTSSGRTQYSHSGAFGLGAATNFVALPSEDLAIIALTNAAPIGVPETLTAEFMDLVQYGQVREDWAALYRNAFAPMNAPEGSLVGKQPPANPAPPRPLADYVGVYANDYWGPATVTERDGRLQLTLGPKNRTFDLTHWDGDTFTFGLSSENAPPGTISKATFSGATLNLGYYDDNKLGTFTR; this is encoded by the coding sequence ATGACCAAACGTGCGGCCAAAGCCGCCACAGCGGCCCTGGTGCTGGCCCTCGCGGCCTGCGGTCCCGCGCGACCGGTTGCCAATCCGCCGACGTCGTCGGCGAAACTGCCGCCCGGTGAGGTCTCCGCGGTGGACATTCCGGCGAGCCGCATCGACGACGCCATCGGCAAGGTCGACGGCCTCGTCGCGGACCTGATGAAGACCAGCGGCATCCCGGGCATGGCGGTCGCCATCGTGCACGGCGGAAAAACGGTGTACGCCAGAGGGTTCGGCGTCAAAGATGTGACCAAGGGCGACAACGCGGACAACAAGGTGAACCCGGACACCGTCTTCCAGTTGGCGTCGGTGTCCAAATCCGTGGGCGCCACGGTGATCGCACACCAGGTGACCGACCACGCCATCACCTGGGACACTCCCGTCGTCGACAAGTTGCCCTGGTTCGCGCTCAGCGATCCCTACGTCGGCACCCATGTCACCGTCGCCGACCTGTACTCCCACCGCTCCGGGCTGCCCGATCACGCCGGTGACCCGTTGGAAGACCTGGGCTACGACCGCAGGCAAGTGTTGGACCGCCTCAAACAACTACCGCTGGCGCCATTCCGAATCACCTACGCCTACACCAATTTCGGCGTCACCGCAGCGGCAGAAGCGGTCGCCGCCGCGGCCGGCAAGTCCTGGGAGGACCTGTCCGACGAGGTGCTCTACCGCCCGCTGGGCATGACGTCGACCAGCTCGAAGTTTGCCGACTTCATCGCCCGGCCCGACCACGCGGTCAACCATGTCAAGGTCGGCGACAAGTGGGAGGCACGCTTCCAGCGCGATCCCGACGCCCAATCGCCCGCGGGTGGGGTCAGTTCGTCGATCAACGACATGGCACGCTGGCTGACCATGGTGCTGGCTAACGGCACCTACAACGGCCAGCGGATCGCGGCGCCCGAAGCACTGCTACCCGCCTACACACCGCAGATCGTGTCGAGCCCGCCGACGTCGCCGAAAGACCGGCCCGTCTTCTACGGCCACGGCTTCAACGTGTCGGTGACCTCCTCGGGCCGCACCCAGTACAGCCACTCCGGCGCGTTCGGGCTTGGTGCGGCAACCAATTTCGTGGCGCTACCGTCGGAAGACCTGGCCATCATCGCGCTGACCAACGCCGCCCCCATCGGGGTACCGGAGACACTGACCGCCGAGTTCATGGACCTGGTGCAATACGGGCAGGTGCGCGAAGACTGGGCGGCGCTGTACCGCAACGCCTTCGCGCCGATGAACGCCCCGGAGGGCTCCCTGGTCGGCAAGCAACCCCCGGCCAACCCGGCGCCGCCGCGACCGCTTGCCGACTACGTCGGCGTCTACGCCAACGACTACTGGGGGCCCGCCACCGTCACCGAGCGTGACGGCCGGCTGCAATTGACCCTCGGCCCGAAGAACCGCACCTTCGACCTGACCCACTGGGACGGTGACACGTTCACCTTCGGCTTGTCCTCGGAGAACGCGCCGCCGGGAACGATTTCCAAAGCGACCTTCTCCGGCGCCACGCTCAACCTCGGGTATTACGACGACAACAAGCTCGGAACATTCACCCGATGA